From Diceros bicornis minor isolate mBicDic1 chromosome 17, mDicBic1.mat.cur, whole genome shotgun sequence, the proteins below share one genomic window:
- the DPPA3 gene encoding developmental pluripotency-associated protein 3, producing MDSSKLNPSWTLESSQMPNEENSREDSAASPPISEALIKNLSNLTLSPTTKFPPLLPEGPPQQPDREKKFQGLSDSIPYRRRGVRTLLTARKERMQRMIQIIKYRYSSQLPVLQREQRQKEIEVESRIQRFRCSCHYCLYHRDLSENTSTENNYDTEPTEP from the exons ATGGACTCATCAAAGCTTAACCCAAGCTGGACCCTGGAGTCCTCTCAGATGCCCAATGAAGAAAATTCCCGGGAAGACTCGG ctGCCTCACCACCTATTTCAGAAGCGTTAATAAAGAACCTTAGTAACTTGACTCTCAGCCCTACTACCaaattccctcctcttctaccAGAAGGCCCACCCCAACAGCCTGACAGAGAAAAGAAATTCCAGGGGTTAAGTGATAGCATACCCTACAGGAGGAGGGGAGTAAGGACATTGTTAACTGCCCGGAAAGAAAGGATGCAAAGGATGATACAAATTATTAAATACCGCTACTCCAGCCAACTTCCTGTG CTTCAAAGAGAACAACGACAGAAGGAAATTGAG gtcgaATCAAGAATTCAAAGATTTAGATGTAGCTGTCATTATTGCCTGTATCATAGAGATCTCTCTGAGAATACTAGCACGGAGAATAATTATGACACAGAGCCAACTGAGCCATAA